The genomic DNA AATGTCATCTACgaacaccaaaacaaaaatacaaatagacagtcgatgaaaataaaacaaagaagtGTCCACACTAGAGCCTGAAAAACCAAGTTCTAACAATGCTTGAGAANNNNNNNNNNNNNNNNNNNNNNNNNNNNNNNNNNNNNNNNNNNNNNNNNNNNNNNNNNNNNNNNNNNNNNNNNNNNNNNNNNNNNNNNNNNNNNNNNNNNttttttttttttctctctgatactttgaatttttaactAACACTTAAATTTAACTCAAACACTTAGCTGAGAATAGGGGTGGGCAATACCCAAaggggagaagagaagaagagggagagaagagagggggagagacgcagggagaaagaagaagaagaagaagaagaagaaggaagaggagaaagaagagatgCATGCTGGAGAGACGGgagaatgaagaagaagaaaaaaaaggaaaacccagaagagaaagaaaaggaacaaagaaagagaagaaaagggagaGGAGAGGGGAAGCGAGAGGAtcggaagagagagagacgcaggagagaagaagaagaagacccgCCCTGACCCGCACAATCCACACAAACCCAAATTACCTGCCTTGCCCTGCAAATCCTGAAACCCAGCGGGTGTTGTCCAATAAAACCGGGTCTCGGGTAATGATTTTAATACCCGAGGAGTGCAGGTCAAGTATGGAAAACACCCAAAAACCGACCCGCCTCGACCCGTGCCTATCCCTAGCTGAGAATGGTGTGAACCATGGCAATGCAACCATACATGATCTGAGTCGGctaaattacatatatttaaatacttataaaaatagATTTCTTAACTATCATAGATGACTTCAAcaagaatttaaaaagaatCATCATCGACCtaatgggtagctcaatcagctgtgaACCACGCGTCtagaagcggaagtcactaattcgaattctcCCTCCCCTtacccttgtgtggacatgtaaaaaaaaaaaaaaaaaaaaaccgacaTCTTTACCATCGTTGATCCAATCTGAAATCttatttcatggaaaaattTTCAGTGATACAATTTACAAATCAAGGCACACATTAAACATGTGTGTCCTCATTGTCACCCACGCGACATGTGCAATCCAATTTTGTCTGAGAAGGTGACTTGTCCCAAActcctccttttcctttttcatatttttctttggcTTTTGCCTTTCAGCCCTTGccaactttttcttcttcctaccTTTAGGTTATTGATATATTAGCGGTGGTTCATTAAAAGTCGACAAGGGTAAGAGATAGCAAACATGGCGGAGGGCGGCAATTTGAAGTGTATTCCGGTGATCGATATGCAGGAAATGGAAGATCTAGAGCAGtataaaaaattgagagaagcATCGGAAGAATGGGGTTGTTTCAGGATCGTCAACCACAAGATCCCCGCAAGTCTGATGTCAGAGATGAAGAAAGTGGTGAAAGAACTGCTTGATCTTCCCGTGGAAATCAAAAAGCGCAACACCGATGTGATTGCTGGCAGCGGCTACGTGGCACCGAGCAATTCCAATCCTCTTTACGAGGCCTTGGGGCTCTATGATTTGGGCTCCCCTGCGGCCGTGCGAGCCTTTTGCTCTCAGTTGGATGCCTCTCCTCAACAGAGGTTTCTTAAATTTCTTCCCTTCTAATCTACTATCTTCAgttttctttctcctttaaGGTTCTACTTGCGCTGCTCTTATTGCCAGGGAGATAATAGAGGCGTATGCTGAAGCAATACACGAGCTGGGCATTGATTTGGGGCGAAAGTTGGCCAAAAGCATGGGGTTGGCGAGTCATGAACTGTTCAAGGGATGGGCTTGCCAGTTTAGGATAAACAAATACAACTTCAGCCCTGAAACTGTAGGATCCTCTGGCGTACAAATACACACAGATTCAGGATTTCTAACCATACTTCAAGATGATGAAAACGTTGGTGGGCTTGAAGTGATGAACAAGTCTGGTGCATTTGTAGCAGTTCATCCTTGCGCAGGCACCCTCCTTGTCAACCTTGGGGACGTTGCTAAGGTAGGCGGCTGTCTTAGcttccatttaattaatttttatggtAAAATGAATAAATGTCATTAATTATGATGTTGGTATGTTGATGTTCAAGCTAGGCATGGAGCAATGGAAGGTTTTGTAACGTGAAGCATCGAGTGCAGTGCAAGGAAGCAAGCATCCGAGTGTCAATTGCTTCATTTGTGTTAGGACCCAAGGAGGCTGCAGTTGAAGCCCCACCTCAACTCGTCGACTCTCAACACCCGCGTCTCTACGCCCCTTTTACGTATGAAGATTATAGAAAACTCtatatttcctccaaatttaAAGCTGGTGAAGCTCTCCAACATGTGCGCACCCAGAACTCCTGATCATCAACAGAGCCTACGTACCAACCTGAACTCATAGCCGCAGGATTTTATTGAGGAAGAAGAATgagaatttgaaaataatgcTTATCTTGTACATGCTCTGTTCCAATAACAGCAGAGAAAGCAAATCATGTCTTCTCCGAATCCAAATGTACAAGATTATTGATATCTATTTTGCACAAATTTGTATTTGAAACCTCTTTATGATGGCGGAAGCAATTTGAATTCTTATTTCCCGGAAATGCCTTAGCATAATACTTGCATAAATAAAACAGGAAAACAGAGAAGTAGCCATTACCCATTGTAATTTGGGTCTAACTAAGATGGCTTACTACATGACAGATAGAAACTATGACGATAGGATTTAGAGTTGCTAAACATTTATCTAAGAATCGCAAGTCAATTCCTTGCcacaaaattcaattataaatttataatcgCTTGGAAAATTTGAACTTAACACTTAACAAAAAAGAATCATTAAGAGAGGCAATGGAGAGTAACACCCCTAGCATGACATTTGAAGTGAAAGTTGCGGTATTTGACTTGCCTGCGAAATTACGCAAATCCTGCATAATGAACAAACCCAAAGCAAAATCAAATCCTGAAATATGCCTAGGAGGTCCTTCAGTAGTATTTATCATTTCTGATGAATTTATGTCACCAAaaatataaagcaaaaaaactataaaagcaCAAACAAGTCCCTCAAGCAAAGCAATATTAATTTCAAGGGGTAATAAAATCGGTAATAAAAATGCTCAACATGAATGCCATTCAAGAACGTACATACCAAAAACACACAAGACTGGATGAATCCTTTGACTCAAGGTTACCAACCACTACCTGCCCTTTGATTGTACCACCAGCGTCCATCACCATTTCTCAAAACAAAGCTAATGTCTATATCATCATCATTCCTGTAAATGAGCCATGTTGGTTTCACAGCATTAATATCTACACCATGCTTCGAATTTCAAGGGGTAAGAAGCAATATTATGTATACACCCAAAATTCACTTGTAATATGTGAAGCACTAACCTTATTATAACCAAAGCTAAAGACTCTGTCCCAAGTTCTTAGAAAGTTGAATCCATTAAACCTTTCCCTTTATATTTATGTTCTAGATGAAATCCGCAACTTTTAAAGAATCTTGATGAAGAATATTCACCCTCAAATTTAAATACAACTCGAAGATTATCCATCTTTAACTGAGAATACTGTGAACCAGGATAATGCAAATATACATGATCTAAGCCGGATGAATTCCATATATAATGAGACCTGTGAAAATAGATGCGTTGGCCATTATTGATGACTTCAAcaagaattttaaaagaatGCACACCCTCGGTTCCAATAACAGTAGAGAAAGCAAATGTTGTATTCTCCCCATCCAAATGTACTGCCTCATTGATAACTATCTCACACCATTTAGTATTTGAAACCTCTTTACGATGGCTGAACCAATTTGGAATCTTGTTTCCTGGAAATATACACCCAAATTTACGGTCCGTAGAATATCCCTGTTACATGGATATGacaaatttttagtaataaGACCTACAAAGGCACACactaaaaagtatatatataggtgtAAGAGAGGTACCTCACTCATTAAACGAATTTGCAGGTCATCCCCCATATTTTCATGGCAATTGGAGAAGTCAATCTCTTCAAGCATTGTTAAATcgtttatattattaaattgaaatcttTTCAATGATGTGCATCCTCTCGCATTTACCTTTTTCATATTCGGTGGAAGTTCTGGAATTTCCTCAAGTTGCTTGCAACGGTTCAAGTAAAGTTCCTCCAATCCAACAAATCTGTGGAGCCACGTAGGAAGGCTAACAATAGCGCTACGCGATAAAGATAGAAATTTCAAACTAGAAGGGCAATCACATTGAATCGAGAAATTCGATTCTGTCACGACATTGTTTCCAAGACTCAACGATTGCAATGTCGGAGATGCCATTCTGACCCCCTCAGATGTTCTAGCTTCTTCTAAAAATATTGCCAACGACACACACCCCCTAGCATCTACTTCTACTACATTTGGTGGAAGTCTTAAAATTTCTCGAAGTTCCTCGCATCCTTTCAAGCGAAGGATCACCAAACATTGCAACTGATAAATGTTATCTGGAAGATTCATGAGGTTTGTGCAACCTTCTAGATCTAATGTTGTGATCCTACCCAAGTACCCAATGGATGATGAAGGCAGTTCTTTTATATCAGTATAATCTAGAGACAATTCCTCCAATTGTTCCAACTCACTAATCCCATCAGGAAGATTCGTAAGGTTTGTGCAACCGGATAGAAGTAATTGTTTAACTTCAACAAGGTGCCCAATGCATAAAGGTAGTTCCTCTATACCAGTATATCTAAAGTCGATGTActctaattttttcatttgattctcAATTTTAGGAAAGTTCTTAAGCCTTGAGCAACCACAAACGAAAAGAGATCCTAGAGAAGTCAAATCAATGCTGCTCGGAAAACTCGTAAGATTATAGCACTCTACAGCACTCAAAAGAACAAGATTCTTCAGGTATCCAACCGAAGGATGAACCACAACTAAATTTTTGCAACCATCAAGAATCAACTTCACTAAATGTGGGATCCTTGAAACGTCAGGGATTTTTTCAAGGAACTCACAATTAGTGAAATCCATAATTTTCATGCTTTGGAAATtctgacaagaaaaaaaataaataaataaattagtttgaactttgaaagaTGTAATTGAAACcaagaaatattaaaaacaataattctaCCTGAACTCCCTCAAGTTTCTTGAGTTGACTgtcatgcatttttaaaactaCAATGTTTGTTCCACAAAAATTGGAGGGAAAAGATTCTCCTGAATACTTAGGCCAATCAAGCAATCTTAACCcattagagagaaaattagGCTCTTCAGAAAAATATGCATTACGATTTATAAGTAGTCTGAGCATTTTCATATTCTCGAACGCATTGGGACTCAAGTGTATCCGGCTCGACTTAGGCAAATCTATCAATATGCCCTCAACTTCGTTTGTTCCCTACCAAGGTCCAAGACAATGTTTAGTTAAGTCTACCAGAAAAATCATAACATAAAGTTCTCCATATTTTAACGGTGGCTAGaactataattattatattgataaatatattattctGTAAAAAGAAACAAGCTTATACTCCATATGTTTGTCTTCGTATATTCGTAtattcattcttttattttattttttcataatgactactttgtttttattattggaATGTCCTAAAGTGACTCATCATCACATTCTCAAaactaatttatattttatatatacatatattaccATTATTTGTTCATAAAACTGTGCAcatctttaaaataataaaagtagttACCattgatgatttatttattcttcttaatTAAAAGCATTCCATTTAATATTCAGctcttttgtaatattattcctcaaatttcttttattagttattgcaaaataaataaataaattattcaaaGTGGCTTCGTATTTGGTAAGAGAAGTGTTTtggtttctaaaaaaaataaaaaaagttttggattttgaaaataagtttgaaaaagggtaaaatttgagaaatgtttttaaaaaaccaaaaattgagaaatatttatacaagataaaataaatattaaaaaagttgaaaattataGTGGCTGCAGCAAGCACCGCGGTGTTTATCTGGCAGCTTGGCGGCAATCGCGAGGTCGCCAAGTGCTTCGGGTGGCCACCACCATCATGCTGCAGCAACACTAACCCAACTTTTTTAAAAGACTTTTACTGTCTTTTGTTGCTCTACATGAAATCGATCAACACCCTTACACTTGAAACAATTGTGCATAAACAATTTACTGTTTTTAAAAATCTGattgttttgaaaacattttctttattaaactTTTTGCATTtccaaaaattgtatttatactttttttttttaagaaaaaaaaaacttaattataatctttaaaatttctaattggatttttttttttttttttttctcaagggGGATTAACCTCACAATGCTCACATGTTCTCCTTCAATTATGAGTGTCActatttttatgtgattattCAACCCTTGAAGTCACATTAACATCTACATTCAtgcaaaattgttattttgtaaaatctcaaacaaaatattattttgtaaaatctaaATAGAGGTCGAGATAAATTTACTATCATgttatttgaaaacaaatttaCAAATGAGTTTACAAAAACACAGCCAATTAAATAGTCAGACTCTATTgtaattattgtaatttttatttggttttgaaattaaattcattccaattatttgattattttctgtAACATATTTGTATCCACATACACATATTTGCATGTGACATTTCATTTTTCTAGTAGCTCAACTtatgaaaatgaaacaaatcTAAAATCAAAAGGGATTTTTAATATAACTCTTACCGTATTTTCCTGTAGAACATGATTaacatcttcatgaaaccacaGTCTACTACGCTTTCCAGGTTCTTTAggtgattcttgtcgaacaatttctctacccatttcttGTAGCAAGTCATGCATCTCCAATGTTCTGTAAGACTGAGTTGAACTGAACCAATACTCATACCATATGAGAGACTTACACTCAAGCATTGATAAACCACTATATGGAAATAAACCACACCCTTCTAGTATACTAGTGACATGATCTGATTCTTGTCCTTTGAAAAAACAAGCAATATCAAGGAAAATAGCCTTCACAGTTTCATCTAGCCCATCGTAACTTATTTTAAGTATTTCttgaattgttttattaggaATTTTTTTATACTTATCCAATGTATTTATCCATTCATACGAACTTTTACCAGATAATTCCGAACCCAGCACTTCTAAAGCCAATGGTAGGCCCCCAGCATAACTCAGTACATGTTTTGTGAGTTTAACAAAATCGTTGTAAGGTTTCTCACTGCCGAAagcatgccaactaaagagtTGAAGAGCTTCATTATCATTCAACACATTCACTTGGTATATTGAATCAACCCCATGTGCAATAAGTAAATGTGCATCTCTTGTTGCtatgatgattctacttcctaaaccaaaccaatcaCGTTTTCCAGCTAGCTTTTCTAAATGGTCCAACTTATCCACATCGTCAAGTACTAGAAGTACTCTTAAACTGCGAAGCCTCTGCTTTATCAAAGTAATTCCATGATCAACGTTGTCAACTATTAGACTTGAACCTCCTAAGATCttagaaagaagttttttttgcaaatttatcaGACCGCCTATTTTGTTGGAAGTTTCTCTAATGTCTCCAAGAAAACAACTACATTCAAACTGAAAAGCAATCGAGTTGTAGATAGCTTTGACgatagttgtcttaccaattccaccaaTTCCGAAGATCCCGACCATGCATGTAGTGTCATTCTTCTGATCTATAGCTAAAAGCGAATTTACATCTTGTACACGGGACTCTATTCCAACGGGATATTTGGCAACTTCAAAAGATGCCTTTTTTACTAATATGGAATTTACCCATTTAATGATTTCGCAAATAAATTCAGGTTCATTCCtacaaatacaaaaagataACAAGACATCTAATGAGTTACTTTCatataaaaagaatagaaattaTGTAGTAAACATGCTAGATCTACTATAAAGAAAAGTTAGTGGTACAAACCTATATATACCACAACAAATGGAAagttcattttcaattattagGTCATGAATAAGTTATTTAAGCAAATTATACCATCTAAAACTAAATAATCGGTAGAGTTTAATTAAATcttgaacaaaaattatttaaaagattAATAACATGTAGAGATCTTTAAATGTAAGATATATAGTTGATGCATACTTCACATGCATGAAAGCAGGTGTACAAGTATAATGATgtgctttttttgtttctatgaatATATAAGGCTGTaaaataattagaagaaaacaaaatatagaatAATCTAGAAGGAAGGCGCAAGAGTGATGAGAAATACATGTTATCCAAATGCTTTCCGGACAAATTTGTTGCTTCTATTAGGGCTATCTTCCACATCTGTATcttcatttcatcatttttgaACCTCTCTTCATGTTTGACAAATGCTTCTCCAACAGTATTAGTTTGATTCCGTATATCCGATGGATTTACGTTGTAAAACAAGGGTAGAACATGTGTTCCCATTCTTTTTCTACACTCGAGGATCTTTATTAGCTCGTCCANNNNNNNNNNNNNNNNNNNNNNNNNNNNNNNNNNNNNNNNNNNNNNNNNNNNNNNNNNNNNNNNNNNNNNNNNNNNNNNNNNNNNNNNNNNNNNNNNNNNAAGATGCAATACGTTATTGTGGAGGATTGCCACTAGCTTTAGCAGTGCTAGGCTCTGCTCTAAAAGGTAGAGACATACTTTATTGGAAATGCAAATTGAATGAGTACAGAAGAATTCCCAACAGTGATATCCAAAaaatacttagaataagttttAATGGATTGAATGAAAAtgcgaaaaatattttccttgacatagCTTGTTTCTTCAATAGAGAGGATGTAAAATTTGTTCGAAAAATGCTAGATAGTTGTGGTTTCCACTCAAATAGTGGTATTGATGAGTTAAAGGATAAGTGTCTCATAACTGAGAAAAGGGAACCCTCCAAGTGTCGGAGTTCGTTCACAATACATGACTTGCtgcaagaaatgggtagagaaattgttagaCAAGAATCATCCAAAGAACCAGGCGAACGTAGTAGGTTatggtttcatgaagatgttcGTCATGTCCTAGAAGAAAATACGgtaagaattttgttaaaaaataccttttaattttacattttttttctttattattagtTAAGCTACTAGAAAAATATtgagctttctttttcttgtttctttggatATGTAGGTGAATACATATATGTTCCAGAAAAGAATCCAATAAGTAGAgtgaatttaatttcaaaactaaattaaaattataccATAATTGCAATGGAGTACAATTGTTTAATTGGCAGTGTTTTCGTAAAACCATTTGTAAAATTGTTTCCAAATAACTAGATAGTTAATTTATCACGACCTCTCTTGATCATGAGATTTTgcaaataacaattttcttgaAGTTAGGTGTTTATGGGACGTCAAGGGTTGGATATTCATGTGAGGTTAATCCCTCCTTgagatgtttttttatttttattttaattccagTAAGAAATTGTAAAGATTATAATGaacttttttaatagtttaaatataagttttggaaaatatatatatttttttaataaaaacacatttttcaaaacaaaccataaaatattttgcaaaaaataaaataaatatttttagaaaacgttctacaCCTTTGTAAAATACAAAAACGCATGCTCACGTACATTTTGAGTGTGGAGGCTGGTCTTATTATTTATGACTAAAAAAAGAATTGAGACCCACCCCCGGCGTGCGACTCGCACCTCCCCCTTCAGTGAATGGAAGAAGGTCAAcattcaaaagtttttttttttttttttttttttgttttgaaaactctttttcatttttgggttttataatatttttcattatgaATGAATAAATTTCTATTTGTGGACAATATATAGAtacaatatttctcaatttttattgtgttaaaaactcttttaaaaaatctaaattcaaaacacaacttTTGAAAACTTTACTAAACATGCCCTTTATTACtatctgtttggtaaaattttcgAAAACGTTTTCCATTCTAAAACACTGGCAGTGGTGCGGTGGCCACCATGCTGCTAGATAAACACCACGGTGGTAGCCTGCCACCGTGGAgcaacatttttaaaataaattactcattttgaaaatctaaaaaaaaaaggcaatataCAAAGACAAAGCAGATGGATTAtaagcttctttctttttaccaAGTGATAAATGCATATATCTATGTActtatagaaatagaaataaattttatcaagATTAAAGTTATAGTTCTAGTAAGTGTTAAACTATGGAGAACTTTATGCTATGATTTTGTGGATACACTTAACTATACATTGTCTTGTCAGGGAACAAACAAAGTTGAGGGCATATTGTTAAATTTGCCTAAACCAGACCTGATACACTTGAGTCCCAAAGCCTTTAAGAAGATGAAAGGGCTCAGACTATTTATAAGTCGTAACGCACACTTTTCTGAAGAGCCTAATTTTCTCTCTAGTGAGTTAAGAATAATAGATTGGGTTGAATATCCCGGAGAATCTTTTCCATCCAGTTTTCGTGGAAAGAACCTTGTGATTTTAAGAATGGCTCATAGTCGCATCAAGATATTGGAGGGAGTTCaggtaaaatttttattttaatatttgtatttttaaattttgttgtaaacttctttcaaagttcaaaataatttttttttttttttttcttgacagcATTTCCAAAACTTGACAACTATGCATTTCTTTCATTGTAAATTCCTTGAAAAAATCCTTGATGTTTCAAGGATCCCAAATTTAGAGTCGTTGAAACTTAATTATTGCAAAAATTTAGTTGATGTTCATAAATCTGTTGGATTCCTTGATAAGCTCGTTGAGCTGATCATTAACTCTTGCTCTAATCTTAGAAGTTTCCCGAAAAGGTTCAAGTTGAGATCTCTAAAATGTCTCATACTTGCTCGTTGTTCAATGCTTAAGAACTTTCCTGAAATTGAGTGTCGAATGGAATGTTTAGAGCATATCTACTGTTATGATATTGGTATAGAAGAACTGCCTTCATCAGTTGGCTACCTTGTTGGAGTTCAAAAATCAGGTCACCTCAAGTTTATGAATCTTCCAGGTAGCATTTATCAACTGAAACATTTAGGGAAACATTCTCTCTATGATGATTTTAGTTTAGAAGAACCCCCTTCGTCCATTGGGTACTTGGATGGGATAAAGGAATATTGCACAAATCTTACGATTTTTTCATCCCCAAATTTCTTAAGGGCACTTGGTTGTGGCTCCACGTTGTACCATTTAAATCTATCCGGGTGTGGTATTGTTACCCTTCCTCGATGTATCGAAAGTTTTGTTGGATTGAAGTCCCTTTATTTGAATAAATGCATGCAACTTCGAGAAATTCTAGGACTTCCACCAAATGTAGAAAATGTGCATGCTTGCGCGTGCTTGTCATTGGAAGTATTTTTAGAAGGAAGTAGAAGATCTCAATTGTTTAATACGAAGGATCCACCAGAGCTTGTGGGGGTTGGAACAGAAATTCCAGCACAACAATCATTGAGAGAGCTAGATTTATCAGGTAGCGCTATTGTTAGCCTTCCTATATGGTTCAACGGATTTGTTCAATTAAAGAATCTTTACTTAGATGGTTGCAAGCAACTTCGAGAAATTCTAGGACTTCCACCAAATGTAATAAAATTGTCTACTTTGAATTGCTTGTCAATGGAAGTATTTTTAGGAGAAGCTAGAAGATCTCAATTGTTTAATACATGTGTCCCAACAAATCCTTTGCGGGTTGGAACGGTATCTTCGGCAGTGCAACCATTGGAACAAAAGTTTCAACTTGAATGCCCTTTCAACAGTTTGAAACATCTAAATCTAAGTGATAGTGCTATTATTAGCCTTCCTACATTGTTGAACAGCTTTGTTCGATTGAAATGCCTTAAGTTGGAACGTTGCAAGCAACTTCGAGAAGTTTCAGAGCTTCCACAAAATATAAGATATGTATATTTGGGTGGATGCACGTCATTGGAAAGACTTccatttaataatatatacaatttacCAAAGCTTTTGTGGATTGACTTCTCCGATTGCCCTGAACAAATAGGGGATGCTGTACAAAATCATTTATTCAGTGaggtatctctctccctctctctctctctcatatatgtACATCTTAGTGTGTGTCTTGATTTGTAGGTTGTATCACTGAAAATTTGTCATATCCGTGTAACAGGGACATCCTAAGCTCCATCGATTTCATTGTATATATCCGGGAAATAGGATTCCAGATTACTTCAGCTATTGTAAAGAGGTTTCAAATAATCATTTGTGTGAAATAGATACCGGGCCTCTACATTTTGATTCATTGAATACAACATTTGCTTTCTTTGCTGTTATTGGAACGACGAATGATGGACAAGATGCACGTCTTTTTGAGATTGTTGTTGAAGTCTTCAATAATGGTCCGCAAATCCATTTTGAATATACCTCCAAGTCAGATCATGTATGTTTAAATTACGAAGATTCATACCATCGTCAGCTTAAGACGGATAATCTTCGagttaaatttaaattcaagTATCCTTCAATACCGGTGTTCTTTAAAAGTTGTGGATTCCATATAGAACCAAGATATAAAGGGAAAGCGACATGTTTAACGGGTGGTGTTCAACTTTCTAAGAGacatcatgatgatgatgatgctggcAGCTTGGAATCCAATAATTGGTACCCACAAAAAAGGAGGCATTCTTCGCTccagaaacacaaaaaaatctgCATTCTTCACTCCAGAGAATTTGATAGTTGCTGAGATCTGAGAATGAAATGATATCGAATGTAAATAATCTCAAGCAAACTTTAAAAGGTAAGACATGAAATGCTTCTCAACACCCTTGTGGTGGACTCTACCAACATGGCAAACTCGTCCTTCGTTGTATCAAGCCCATAATTACAGGCACCAGCTTGTGTACTCTGACTTTTGCTAAGGAGTTTCAGATGCAGAGGATATGCCTCTTGGTGAATCGCaattatatcaatcaaatcacCCCCAGAACTTGGGTTATAATAATGTAAGTGCTTCACATATTACAAGTGAATTGTGGGTGTACACATAATATTGCTTCTTACCCCTTGAAATTCAAAGCATGGTGTAGAAATTAATATTGTAAAACCAATATGGCTCATTTACAGGAATGATGATGATTGATGAATGGTGGGGGCTGGTTGGCAACCTTGGCCAGGTCAAAGGATTCAACCAGTCGTGTTTTGGTATGCATGTTCTTGAATGCCATTGATGTTGATTGTGGCGGTGTGGGTTTGCATGGGTTTCATTGTAGCTTCTtgcctagttttttttttgttcttttcttttctttatatatatatatgaaaaattctaaactgataaatatcacaattttatgcggaattaacagatatatatcaaaacaaacattcaccaaaatatgaacaatcacacacaaagattttggtgacgaagaggaaaccttttagaaaacgttctaaaagtaaaacctctccggggcagccaaacccaggaaatcactatcaaaagattatccagatattacagacactaggaacacttacaaccctttgcaagaccttgactctgtaagatcgacaagcctccaacttgtctcctcgc from Corylus avellana chromosome ca6, CavTom2PMs-1.0 includes the following:
- the LOC132185010 gene encoding disease resistance protein Roq1-like, with the protein product MDYKLLSFYQVINAYIYVLIEIEINFIKIKVIVLVSVKLWRTLCYDFVDTLNYTLSCQGTNKVEGILLNLPKPDLIHLSPKAFKKMKGLRLFISRNAHFSEEPNFLSSELRIIDWVEYPGESFPSSFRGKNLVILRMAHSRIKILEGVQHFQNLTTMHFFHCKFLEKILDVSRIPNLESLKLNYCKNLVDVHKSVGFLDKLVELIINSCSNLRSFPKRFKLRSLKCLILARCSMLKNFPEIECRMECLEHIYCYDIGIEELPSSVGYLVGVQKSGHLKFMNLPGSIYQLKHLGKHSLYDDFSLEEPPSSIGYLDGIKEYCTNLTIFSSPNFLRALGCGSTLYHLNLSGCGIVTLPRCIESFVGLKSLYLNKCMQLREILGLPPNVENVHACACLSLEVFLEGSRRSQLFNTKDPPELVGVGTEIPAQQSLRELDLSGSAIVSLPIWFNGFVQLKNLYLDGCKQLREILGLPPNVIKLSTLNCLSMEVFLGEARRSQLFNTCVPTNPLRVGTVSSAVQPLEQKFQLECPFNSLKHLNLSDSAIISLPTLLNSFVRLKCLKLERCKQLREVSELPQNIRYVYLGGCTSLERLPFNNIYNLPKLLWIDFSDCPEQIGDAVQNHLFSEGHPKLHRFHCIYPGNRIPDYFSYCKEVSNNHLCEIDTGPLHFDSLNTTFAFFAVIGTTNDGQDARLFEIVVEVFNNGPQIHFEYTSKSDHVCLNYEDSYHRQLKTDNLRVKFKFKYPSIPVFFKSCGFHIEPRYKGKATCLTGGVQLSKRHHDDDDAGSLESNNWYPQKRRHSSLQKHKKICILHSREFDSC